One part of the Arabidopsis thaliana chromosome 1 sequence genome encodes these proteins:
- a CDS encoding Polynucleotide adenylyltransferase family protein yields MILKTMRLSSLPINTLINLPKSLFLISPFRFRNLNRSLTVASRISSTLLRVSGVSSRPCGYWFSTNAAMTNVGEEDKQSIPSIELKENIELTDKERKIFDRLLSTLRYCNLDTQLRVAGGWVRDKLLGKESDDIDIAIDNMSGSEFLDKFKEYLSSRDEEVQGDTVIERNPDQSKHLETAKLRIYDQWIDFVNLRSEEYTENSRIPTMKFGTAKDDAFRRDLTINSLFYNINSGAVEDLTERGIDDLKSGKIVTPLPAKATFLDDPLRVLRAVRFGARFGFTLDEELKEAASSEEVRVALGEKISRERIGNEIDLMISGNGPVSAVTYLSDLKLFSVVFALPSSAEPSPPENCGSLSQSYLEAMWSLLKTPRPGKFSGEQRRLALYAAMFLPFRKTVYKDTKGKSIPVVNHIFKFSMKRKTSDAETVMNIHQTTERFRSLIPSLEVKKDVELDELTWAADILEHWKSITLNDPVIPATSKIRVLTGFLLRDIKDFWRVSLLTSLLLSATVDGSNDHQDIGQLDFQLERMRETYLTVEATIHELGLDKIWDAKPLVNGREIMQIAELKGGSRLIREWQQKLLTWQLAYPNGTAEECKEWMRDIKAKRQRIE; encoded by the exons ATGATACTAAAAACCATGAGACTGTCTTCTCTTCCGATCAACACTCTCATAAATCtcccaaaatctctctttctaaTTTCTCCTTTTCGCTTCCGTAACCTTAATCGTTCCCTTACCGTCGCGTCTCGCATTTCATCAACGCTTCTTCGCGTTTCCGGTGTCTCGTCTCGTCCGTGTGGTTACTGGTTCTCGACGAACGCGGCGATGACGAATGTTGGAGAGGAAGATAAGCAATCGATTCCTTCAATCGAATTGAAGGAGAATATTGAGCTCACTGACAAAGAACGGAAAATTTTCGATCGGCTTCTTAGTACTCTCCGTTACTGTAACCTTGACACACAGCTTCGTGTCGCCGGTGGTTGGGTCCGTGATAAG CTGCTAGGGAAAGAGAGTGATGATATTGATATAGCTATTGATAATATGTCTGGAAGTGAATTTCTTGATAAGTTTAAGGAATATTTATCTTCGAGAGATGAAGAAGTACAAGGCGACACTGTTATTGAAAG GAACCCTGACCAATCTAAACACTTGGAGACAGCAAAGTTGCGGATTTATGACCAGTGGATAGATTTTGTTAACTTGAGAAGTGAAGAATACACAGAGAATAGTCGTATTCCTACAATG aaatttgGCACCGCAAAAGATGATGCTTTTCGTAGAGATTTAACCATAAATAG TTTATTCTACAATATCAACTCTGGCGCAGTAGAAGACCTTACAGAAAGAG GCATCGATGACCTCAAGTCCGGAAAAATTGTTACACCCTTGCCTGCAAAAGCCACATTTTTGGATGATCCTTTGCGAGTTCTCCGGGCTGTTCGCTTTG GTGCAAGGTTTGGTTTTACTTTGGATGAAGAACTAAAAGAAGCTGCTTCAAGTGAGGAAGTAAGGGTAGCTCTTGGAGAAAAAATTAGCAGAGAGCGGATTGGGAATGAG ATTGACTTGATGATATCTGGGAATGGACCAGTTTCAGCGGTTACCTATCTTTCTGACCTGAAACTATTTAGTGTTGTCTTTGCCCTTCCCTCTTCAGCTGAGCCTTCACCACCAGAAAATTGTGGCAG CCTCTCCCAATCCTACTTGGAAGCTATGTGGAGCTTACTTAAAACACCTCGGCCAGGAAAGTTCAGT gGTGAACAAAGACGGCTTGCTCTCTATGCTGCTATGTTTCTCCCTTTTAGGAAAACTGTATACAAGGACACTAAGGGCAAATCG ATTCCTGTTGTCAACCACATTTTTAAATTCTCCATGAAGAGGAAGACCAGTGACGCTGAAACA GTTATGAATATACATCAGACCACGGAGAGATTTCGTTCGTTGATTCCTTCCCTTGAAGTGAAGAAAGATGTAGAACTGGACGAGCTAACTTGGGCCGCTGATATTCTTGAGCATTGGAAATCCATCACCCTTAATGATCCAGTGATCCCAGCAACTTCAAAAATAAGAGTACTCACAG GGTTTCTACTTAGAGATATTAAAGACTTCTGGCGTGTTTCTCTGTTAACATCTTTGTTATTGTCTGCTACGGTTGACGGTAGCAACGATCATCAAGATATCGGGCAGCTGGACTTCCAACTGGAAAGGATGCGAGAAACTTATCTGACAGTTGAGGCCACCATTCATGAACTGG GTCTTGATAAGATCTGGGATGCAAAGCCTCTAGTCAATGGCAGGGAGATAATGCAAATTGCTGAGCTGAAGGGAGGATCCCGGCTCATCCGTGAATGG CAACAGAAGCTGCTCACTTGGCAGCTGGCTTACCCCAACGGCACCGCAGAGGAGTGCAAGGAGTGGATGAGAGATATCAAAGCTAAACGACAAAGGATAGAGTGA
- a CDS encoding Polynucleotide adenylyltransferase family protein translates to MILKTMRLSSLPINTLINLPKSLFLISPFRFRNLNRSLTVASRISSTLLRVSGVSSRPCGYWFSTNAAMTNVGEEDKQSIPSIELKENIELTDKERKIFDRLLSTLRYCNLDTQLRVAGGWVRDKLLGKESDDIDIAIDNMSGSEFLDKFKEYLSSRDEEVQGDTVIERNPDQSKHLETAKLRIYDQWIDFVNLRSEEYTENSRIPTMKFGTAKDDAFRRDLTINSLFYNINSGAVEDLTERGIDDLKSGKIVTPLPAKATFLDDPLRVLRAVRFGARFGFTLDEELKEAASSEEVRVALGEKISRERIGNEIDLMISGNGPVSAVTYLSDLKLFSVVFALPSSAEPSPPENCGSLSQSYLEAMWSLLKTPRPGKFSGEQRRLALYAAMFLPFRKTVYKDTKGKSIPVVNHIFKFSMKRKTSDAETVMNIHQTTERFRSLIPSLEVKKDVELDELTWAADILEHWKSITLNDPVIPATSKIRVLTGFLLRDIKDFWRVSLLTSLLLSATVDGSNDHQDIGQLDFQLERMRETYLTVEATIHELGKR, encoded by the exons ATGATACTAAAAACCATGAGACTGTCTTCTCTTCCGATCAACACTCTCATAAATCtcccaaaatctctctttctaaTTTCTCCTTTTCGCTTCCGTAACCTTAATCGTTCCCTTACCGTCGCGTCTCGCATTTCATCAACGCTTCTTCGCGTTTCCGGTGTCTCGTCTCGTCCGTGTGGTTACTGGTTCTCGACGAACGCGGCGATGACGAATGTTGGAGAGGAAGATAAGCAATCGATTCCTTCAATCGAATTGAAGGAGAATATTGAGCTCACTGACAAAGAACGGAAAATTTTCGATCGGCTTCTTAGTACTCTCCGTTACTGTAACCTTGACACACAGCTTCGTGTCGCCGGTGGTTGGGTCCGTGATAAG CTGCTAGGGAAAGAGAGTGATGATATTGATATAGCTATTGATAATATGTCTGGAAGTGAATTTCTTGATAAGTTTAAGGAATATTTATCTTCGAGAGATGAAGAAGTACAAGGCGACACTGTTATTGAAAG GAACCCTGACCAATCTAAACACTTGGAGACAGCAAAGTTGCGGATTTATGACCAGTGGATAGATTTTGTTAACTTGAGAAGTGAAGAATACACAGAGAATAGTCGTATTCCTACAATG aaatttgGCACCGCAAAAGATGATGCTTTTCGTAGAGATTTAACCATAAATAG TTTATTCTACAATATCAACTCTGGCGCAGTAGAAGACCTTACAGAAAGAG GCATCGATGACCTCAAGTCCGGAAAAATTGTTACACCCTTGCCTGCAAAAGCCACATTTTTGGATGATCCTTTGCGAGTTCTCCGGGCTGTTCGCTTTG GTGCAAGGTTTGGTTTTACTTTGGATGAAGAACTAAAAGAAGCTGCTTCAAGTGAGGAAGTAAGGGTAGCTCTTGGAGAAAAAATTAGCAGAGAGCGGATTGGGAATGAG ATTGACTTGATGATATCTGGGAATGGACCAGTTTCAGCGGTTACCTATCTTTCTGACCTGAAACTATTTAGTGTTGTCTTTGCCCTTCCCTCTTCAGCTGAGCCTTCACCACCAGAAAATTGTGGCAG CCTCTCCCAATCCTACTTGGAAGCTATGTGGAGCTTACTTAAAACACCTCGGCCAGGAAAGTTCAGT gGTGAACAAAGACGGCTTGCTCTCTATGCTGCTATGTTTCTCCCTTTTAGGAAAACTGTATACAAGGACACTAAGGGCAAATCG ATTCCTGTTGTCAACCACATTTTTAAATTCTCCATGAAGAGGAAGACCAGTGACGCTGAAACA GTTATGAATATACATCAGACCACGGAGAGATTTCGTTCGTTGATTCCTTCCCTTGAAGTGAAGAAAGATGTAGAACTGGACGAGCTAACTTGGGCCGCTGATATTCTTGAGCATTGGAAATCCATCACCCTTAATGATCCAGTGATCCCAGCAACTTCAAAAATAAGAGTACTCACAG GGTTTCTACTTAGAGATATTAAAGACTTCTGGCGTGTTTCTCTGTTAACATCTTTGTTATTGTCTGCTACGGTTGACGGTAGCAACGATCATCAAGATATCGGGCAGCTGGACTTCCAACTGGAAAGGATGCGAGAAACTTATCTGACAGTTGAGGCCACCATTCATGAACTGGGTAAGCGTTAG
- a CDS encoding Polynucleotide adenylyltransferase family protein (Polynucleotide adenylyltransferase family protein; FUNCTIONS IN: tRNA adenylyltransferase activity, RNA binding, nucleotidyltransferase activity; INVOLVED IN: tRNA processing, RNA processing; LOCATED IN: mitochondrion; EXPRESSED IN: 23 plant structures; EXPRESSED DURING: 13 growth stages; CONTAINS InterPro DOMAIN/s: Poly A polymerase, head domain (InterPro:IPR002646); BEST Arabidopsis thaliana protein match is: Polynucleotide adenylyltransferase family protein (TAIR:AT2G17580.1); Has 8643 Blast hits to 8635 proteins in 2546 species: Archae - 2; Bacteria - 6091; Metazoa - 128; Fungi - 234; Plants - 120; Viruses - 8; Other Eukaryotes - 2060 (source: NCBI BLink).), producing MRLSSLPINTLINLPKSLFLISPFRFRNLNRSLTVASRISSTLLRVSGVSSRPCGYWFSTNAAMTNVGEEDKQSIPSIELKENIELTDKERKIFDRLLSTLRYCNLDTQLRVAGGWVRDKLLGKESDDIDIAIDNMSGSEFLDKFKEYLSSRDEEVQGDTVIERNPDQSKHLETAKLRIYDQWIDFVNLRSEEYTENSRIPTMKFGTAKDDAFRRDLTINSLFYNINSGAVEDLTERGIDDLKSGKIVTPLPAKATFLDDPLRVLRAVRFGARFGFTLDEELKEAASSEEVRVALGEKISRERIGNEIDLMISGNGPVSAVTYLSDLKLFSVVFALPSSAEPSPPENCGSLSQSYLEAMWSLLKTPRPGKFSGEQRRLALYAAMFLPFRKTVYKDTKGKSIPVVNHIFKFSMKRKTSDAETVMNIHQTTERFRSLIPSLEVKKDVELDELTWAADILEHWKSITLNDPVIPATSKIRVLTGFLLRDIKDFWRVSLLTSLLLSATVDGSNDHQDIGQLDFQLERMRETYLTVEATIHELGLDKIWDAKPLVNGREIMQIAELKGGSRLIREWQQKLLTWQLAYPNGTAEECKEWMRDIKAKRQRIE from the exons ATGAGACTGTCTTCTCTTCCGATCAACACTCTCATAAATCtcccaaaatctctctttctaaTTTCTCCTTTTCGCTTCCGTAACCTTAATCGTTCCCTTACCGTCGCGTCTCGCATTTCATCAACGCTTCTTCGCGTTTCCGGTGTCTCGTCTCGTCCGTGTGGTTACTGGTTCTCGACGAACGCGGCGATGACGAATGTTGGAGAGGAAGATAAGCAATCGATTCCTTCAATCGAATTGAAGGAGAATATTGAGCTCACTGACAAAGAACGGAAAATTTTCGATCGGCTTCTTAGTACTCTCCGTTACTGTAACCTTGACACACAGCTTCGTGTCGCCGGTGGTTGGGTCCGTGATAAG CTGCTAGGGAAAGAGAGTGATGATATTGATATAGCTATTGATAATATGTCTGGAAGTGAATTTCTTGATAAGTTTAAGGAATATTTATCTTCGAGAGATGAAGAAGTACAAGGCGACACTGTTATTGAAAG GAACCCTGACCAATCTAAACACTTGGAGACAGCAAAGTTGCGGATTTATGACCAGTGGATAGATTTTGTTAACTTGAGAAGTGAAGAATACACAGAGAATAGTCGTATTCCTACAATG aaatttgGCACCGCAAAAGATGATGCTTTTCGTAGAGATTTAACCATAAATAG TTTATTCTACAATATCAACTCTGGCGCAGTAGAAGACCTTACAGAAAGAG GCATCGATGACCTCAAGTCCGGAAAAATTGTTACACCCTTGCCTGCAAAAGCCACATTTTTGGATGATCCTTTGCGAGTTCTCCGGGCTGTTCGCTTTG GTGCAAGGTTTGGTTTTACTTTGGATGAAGAACTAAAAGAAGCTGCTTCAAGTGAGGAAGTAAGGGTAGCTCTTGGAGAAAAAATTAGCAGAGAGCGGATTGGGAATGAG ATTGACTTGATGATATCTGGGAATGGACCAGTTTCAGCGGTTACCTATCTTTCTGACCTGAAACTATTTAGTGTTGTCTTTGCCCTTCCCTCTTCAGCTGAGCCTTCACCACCAGAAAATTGTGGCAG CCTCTCCCAATCCTACTTGGAAGCTATGTGGAGCTTACTTAAAACACCTCGGCCAGGAAAGTTCAGT gGTGAACAAAGACGGCTTGCTCTCTATGCTGCTATGTTTCTCCCTTTTAGGAAAACTGTATACAAGGACACTAAGGGCAAATCG ATTCCTGTTGTCAACCACATTTTTAAATTCTCCATGAAGAGGAAGACCAGTGACGCTGAAACA GTTATGAATATACATCAGACCACGGAGAGATTTCGTTCGTTGATTCCTTCCCTTGAAGTGAAGAAAGATGTAGAACTGGACGAGCTAACTTGGGCCGCTGATATTCTTGAGCATTGGAAATCCATCACCCTTAATGATCCAGTGATCCCAGCAACTTCAAAAATAAGAGTACTCACAG GGTTTCTACTTAGAGATATTAAAGACTTCTGGCGTGTTTCTCTGTTAACATCTTTGTTATTGTCTGCTACGGTTGACGGTAGCAACGATCATCAAGATATCGGGCAGCTGGACTTCCAACTGGAAAGGATGCGAGAAACTTATCTGACAGTTGAGGCCACCATTCATGAACTGG GTCTTGATAAGATCTGGGATGCAAAGCCTCTAGTCAATGGCAGGGAGATAATGCAAATTGCTGAGCTGAAGGGAGGATCCCGGCTCATCCGTGAATGG CAACAGAAGCTGCTCACTTGGCAGCTGGCTTACCCCAACGGCACCGCAGAGGAGTGCAAGGAGTGGATGAGAGATATCAAAGCTAAACGACAAAGGATAGAGTGA
- a CDS encoding Polynucleotide adenylyltransferase family protein (Polynucleotide adenylyltransferase family protein; FUNCTIONS IN: tRNA adenylyltransferase activity, RNA binding, nucleotidyltransferase activity; INVOLVED IN: tRNA processing, RNA processing; LOCATED IN: mitochondrion; EXPRESSED IN: 23 plant structures; EXPRESSED DURING: 13 growth stages; CONTAINS InterPro DOMAIN/s: Poly A polymerase, head domain (InterPro:IPR002646); BEST Arabidopsis thaliana protein match is: Polynucleotide adenylyltransferase family protein (TAIR:AT2G17580.1); Has 35333 Blast hits to 34131 proteins in 2444 species: Archae - 798; Bacteria - 22429; Metazoa - 974; Fungi - 991; Plants - 531; Viruses - 0; Other Eukaryotes - 9610 (source: NCBI BLink).) translates to MRLSSLPINTLINLPKSLFLISPFRFRNLNRSLTVASRISSTLLRVSGVSSRPCGYWFSTNAAMTNVGEEDKQSIPSIELKENIELTDKERKIFDRLLSTLRYCNLDTQLRVAGGWVRDKLLGKESDDIDIAIDNMSGSEFLDKFKEYLSSRDEEVQGDTVIERNPDQSKHLETAKLRIYDQWIDFVNLRSEEYTENSRIPTMKFGTAKDDAFRRDLTINSLFYNINSGAVEDLTERGIDDLKSGKIVTPLPAKATFLDDPLRVLRAVRFGARFGFTLDEELKEAASSEEVRVALGEKISRERIGNEIDLMISGNGPVSAVTYLSDLKLFSVVFALPSSAEPSPPENCGSLSQSYLEAMWSLLKTPRPGKFSGEQRRLALYAAMFLPFRKTVYKDTKGKSIPVVNHIFKFSMKRKTSDAETVMNIHQTTERFRSLIPSLEVKKDVELDELTWAADILEHWKSITLNDPVIPATSKIRVLTGFLLRDIKDFWRVSLLTSLLLSATVDGSNDHQDIGQLDFQLERMRETYLTVEATIHELGLDKIWDAKPLVNGREIMQIAELKGGSRLIREWKLLTWQLAYPNGTAEECKEWMRDIKAKRQRIE, encoded by the exons ATGAGACTGTCTTCTCTTCCGATCAACACTCTCATAAATCtcccaaaatctctctttctaaTTTCTCCTTTTCGCTTCCGTAACCTTAATCGTTCCCTTACCGTCGCGTCTCGCATTTCATCAACGCTTCTTCGCGTTTCCGGTGTCTCGTCTCGTCCGTGTGGTTACTGGTTCTCGACGAACGCGGCGATGACGAATGTTGGAGAGGAAGATAAGCAATCGATTCCTTCAATCGAATTGAAGGAGAATATTGAGCTCACTGACAAAGAACGGAAAATTTTCGATCGGCTTCTTAGTACTCTCCGTTACTGTAACCTTGACACACAGCTTCGTGTCGCCGGTGGTTGGGTCCGTGATAAG CTGCTAGGGAAAGAGAGTGATGATATTGATATAGCTATTGATAATATGTCTGGAAGTGAATTTCTTGATAAGTTTAAGGAATATTTATCTTCGAGAGATGAAGAAGTACAAGGCGACACTGTTATTGAAAG GAACCCTGACCAATCTAAACACTTGGAGACAGCAAAGTTGCGGATTTATGACCAGTGGATAGATTTTGTTAACTTGAGAAGTGAAGAATACACAGAGAATAGTCGTATTCCTACAATG aaatttgGCACCGCAAAAGATGATGCTTTTCGTAGAGATTTAACCATAAATAG TTTATTCTACAATATCAACTCTGGCGCAGTAGAAGACCTTACAGAAAGAG GCATCGATGACCTCAAGTCCGGAAAAATTGTTACACCCTTGCCTGCAAAAGCCACATTTTTGGATGATCCTTTGCGAGTTCTCCGGGCTGTTCGCTTTG GTGCAAGGTTTGGTTTTACTTTGGATGAAGAACTAAAAGAAGCTGCTTCAAGTGAGGAAGTAAGGGTAGCTCTTGGAGAAAAAATTAGCAGAGAGCGGATTGGGAATGAG ATTGACTTGATGATATCTGGGAATGGACCAGTTTCAGCGGTTACCTATCTTTCTGACCTGAAACTATTTAGTGTTGTCTTTGCCCTTCCCTCTTCAGCTGAGCCTTCACCACCAGAAAATTGTGGCAG CCTCTCCCAATCCTACTTGGAAGCTATGTGGAGCTTACTTAAAACACCTCGGCCAGGAAAGTTCAGT gGTGAACAAAGACGGCTTGCTCTCTATGCTGCTATGTTTCTCCCTTTTAGGAAAACTGTATACAAGGACACTAAGGGCAAATCG ATTCCTGTTGTCAACCACATTTTTAAATTCTCCATGAAGAGGAAGACCAGTGACGCTGAAACA GTTATGAATATACATCAGACCACGGAGAGATTTCGTTCGTTGATTCCTTCCCTTGAAGTGAAGAAAGATGTAGAACTGGACGAGCTAACTTGGGCCGCTGATATTCTTGAGCATTGGAAATCCATCACCCTTAATGATCCAGTGATCCCAGCAACTTCAAAAATAAGAGTACTCACAG GGTTTCTACTTAGAGATATTAAAGACTTCTGGCGTGTTTCTCTGTTAACATCTTTGTTATTGTCTGCTACGGTTGACGGTAGCAACGATCATCAAGATATCGGGCAGCTGGACTTCCAACTGGAAAGGATGCGAGAAACTTATCTGACAGTTGAGGCCACCATTCATGAACTGG GTCTTGATAAGATCTGGGATGCAAAGCCTCTAGTCAATGGCAGGGAGATAATGCAAATTGCTGAGCTGAAGGGAGGATCCCGGCTCATCCGTGAATGG AAGCTGCTCACTTGGCAGCTGGCTTACCCCAACGGCACCGCAGAGGAGTGCAAGGAGTGGATGAGAGATATCAAAGCTAAACGACAAAGGATAGAGTGA
- a CDS encoding Polynucleotide adenylyltransferase family protein has protein sequence MRLSSLPINTLINLPKSLFLISPFRFRNLNRSLTVASRISSTLLRVSGVSSRPCGYWFSTNAAMTNVGEEDKQSIPSIELKENIELTDKERKIFDRLLSTLRYCNLDTQLRVAGGWVRDKLLGKESDDIDIAIDNMSGSEFLDKFKEYLSSRDEEVQGDTVIERNPDQSKHLETAKLRIYDQWIDFVNLRSEEYTENSRIPTMKFGTAKDDAFRRDLTINSLFYNINSGAVEDLTERGIDDLKSGKIVTPLPAKATFLDDPLRVLRAVRFGARFGFTLDEELKEAASSEEVRVALGEKISRERIGNEIDLMISGNGPVSAVTYLSDLKLFSVVFALPSSAEPSPPENCGSLSQSYLEAMWSLLKTPRPGKFSGEQRRLALYAAMFLPFRKTVYKDTKGKSIPVVNHIFKFSMKRKTSDAETVMNIHQTTERFRSLIPSLEVKKDVELDELTWAADILEHWKSITLNDPVIPATSKIRVLTGFLLRDIKDFWRVSLLTSLLLSATVDGSNDHQDIGQLDFQLERMRETYLTVEATIHELGKR, from the exons ATGAGACTGTCTTCTCTTCCGATCAACACTCTCATAAATCtcccaaaatctctctttctaaTTTCTCCTTTTCGCTTCCGTAACCTTAATCGTTCCCTTACCGTCGCGTCTCGCATTTCATCAACGCTTCTTCGCGTTTCCGGTGTCTCGTCTCGTCCGTGTGGTTACTGGTTCTCGACGAACGCGGCGATGACGAATGTTGGAGAGGAAGATAAGCAATCGATTCCTTCAATCGAATTGAAGGAGAATATTGAGCTCACTGACAAAGAACGGAAAATTTTCGATCGGCTTCTTAGTACTCTCCGTTACTGTAACCTTGACACACAGCTTCGTGTCGCCGGTGGTTGGGTCCGTGATAAG CTGCTAGGGAAAGAGAGTGATGATATTGATATAGCTATTGATAATATGTCTGGAAGTGAATTTCTTGATAAGTTTAAGGAATATTTATCTTCGAGAGATGAAGAAGTACAAGGCGACACTGTTATTGAAAG GAACCCTGACCAATCTAAACACTTGGAGACAGCAAAGTTGCGGATTTATGACCAGTGGATAGATTTTGTTAACTTGAGAAGTGAAGAATACACAGAGAATAGTCGTATTCCTACAATG aaatttgGCACCGCAAAAGATGATGCTTTTCGTAGAGATTTAACCATAAATAG TTTATTCTACAATATCAACTCTGGCGCAGTAGAAGACCTTACAGAAAGAG GCATCGATGACCTCAAGTCCGGAAAAATTGTTACACCCTTGCCTGCAAAAGCCACATTTTTGGATGATCCTTTGCGAGTTCTCCGGGCTGTTCGCTTTG GTGCAAGGTTTGGTTTTACTTTGGATGAAGAACTAAAAGAAGCTGCTTCAAGTGAGGAAGTAAGGGTAGCTCTTGGAGAAAAAATTAGCAGAGAGCGGATTGGGAATGAG ATTGACTTGATGATATCTGGGAATGGACCAGTTTCAGCGGTTACCTATCTTTCTGACCTGAAACTATTTAGTGTTGTCTTTGCCCTTCCCTCTTCAGCTGAGCCTTCACCACCAGAAAATTGTGGCAG CCTCTCCCAATCCTACTTGGAAGCTATGTGGAGCTTACTTAAAACACCTCGGCCAGGAAAGTTCAGT gGTGAACAAAGACGGCTTGCTCTCTATGCTGCTATGTTTCTCCCTTTTAGGAAAACTGTATACAAGGACACTAAGGGCAAATCG ATTCCTGTTGTCAACCACATTTTTAAATTCTCCATGAAGAGGAAGACCAGTGACGCTGAAACA GTTATGAATATACATCAGACCACGGAGAGATTTCGTTCGTTGATTCCTTCCCTTGAAGTGAAGAAAGATGTAGAACTGGACGAGCTAACTTGGGCCGCTGATATTCTTGAGCATTGGAAATCCATCACCCTTAATGATCCAGTGATCCCAGCAACTTCAAAAATAAGAGTACTCACAG GGTTTCTACTTAGAGATATTAAAGACTTCTGGCGTGTTTCTCTGTTAACATCTTTGTTATTGTCTGCTACGGTTGACGGTAGCAACGATCATCAAGATATCGGGCAGCTGGACTTCCAACTGGAAAGGATGCGAGAAACTTATCTGACAGTTGAGGCCACCATTCATGAACTGGGTAAGCGTTAG